Proteins from a genomic interval of Chryseobacterium indologenes:
- a CDS encoding glycosyltransferase family 2 protein: MSKIHIIIVTYNAMKWAERCFSSLRQSSVPVTCFVIDNGSTDGTQEYIKTHFPEVDFTQSETNLGFGKANNIGIEKAYKEDAEFFYLMNQDAWLYEDTMEKLLEVYNDHPNQDEIGVLSPIHIDGTEKYLDIFLDQYIAKNYEKTRMISDLYFQTLKPYYEIMFVNAAHWLLPKKTIEKIGGFNPYFFHYGEDDEYVNRLRFHHQKVLLVPGSKAVHDGVQSIHKIDVKKYPDLRVETNIMNPAIPDGLELEKKSLKQSMIKNLVTGKISKYKELSEKYKKITAEEKKLTDFKKQVAQTGASFLNLS, encoded by the coding sequence ATGTCGAAGATTCACATTATCATTGTAACCTACAACGCCATGAAATGGGCGGAAAGATGTTTCAGCAGCCTGAGACAGTCCTCTGTTCCGGTTACATGTTTCGTCATAGACAACGGCTCCACAGACGGAACCCAGGAATATATAAAAACGCATTTCCCCGAAGTAGATTTTACCCAATCCGAAACCAATCTTGGATTTGGAAAAGCTAATAATATCGGTATTGAAAAAGCTTACAAAGAAGACGCCGAGTTCTTTTATCTCATGAATCAGGATGCATGGCTCTATGAAGACACCATGGAAAAACTTCTTGAAGTATATAATGACCATCCCAATCAGGATGAAATAGGAGTTCTCAGTCCTATTCACATTGATGGAACTGAGAAATATCTTGATATTTTCCTCGATCAGTACATTGCCAAGAATTATGAGAAAACCAGAATGATCTCTGACCTGTATTTTCAAACCCTGAAACCGTATTATGAGATTATGTTTGTGAATGCTGCCCATTGGCTTTTGCCCAAAAAAACAATAGAAAAAATAGGAGGTTTCAACCCGTATTTTTTCCATTACGGCGAAGATGATGAGTACGTCAACAGGCTTCGTTTTCATCACCAAAAAGTGCTTCTGGTTCCAGGCAGCAAAGCCGTACACGACGGGGTACAATCGATTCATAAAATAGATGTCAAGAAATATCCGGATCTACGTGTGGAAACCAATATCATGAATCCGGCCATCCCGGATGGACTGGAACTGGAAAAAAAATCTTTAAAGCAGAGCATGATCAAAAACCTGGTCACAGGTAAGATCAGCAAATACAAAGAACTTTCAGAAAAATACAAAAAAATTACAGCAGAAGAGAAAAAGCTGACTGATTTCAAAAAACAGGTTGCGCAAACAGGTGCAAGTTTTCTTAATCTGTCGTAA
- a CDS encoding glycosyltransferase, translating to MEKLPISVCILSWKSGNTLKNTLKSYKKFGLLEMIEDIVVLFQEVSDEDKKTADQYKVKYIGLQENIGIGKGMKTLAENAACDNILFLEHDFELIEDEKTVFSRLESGLELLNNGFDVIRYRSREQPGYPLISIRHKGNELNYYDDWHECTSPHLLESLHWLDPAAEFPDKIQKQGEYFITTSRWANWTNNPYLVKKNFLLETIIPFSGETASLERNIAAWWVKQNFKIAQGEGLFKHNDLTKYPKKTLLQKIKGRLKKIFK from the coding sequence ATGGAAAAACTCCCCATCAGCGTCTGTATTCTTTCATGGAAAAGTGGAAACACCCTGAAAAACACTTTAAAATCGTACAAAAAATTCGGTCTTCTGGAAATGATCGAAGATATAGTGGTACTTTTTCAGGAAGTCAGTGATGAAGACAAAAAAACAGCCGATCAGTACAAGGTAAAGTACATAGGATTACAGGAAAATATAGGAATCGGGAAAGGAATGAAAACATTGGCTGAAAATGCAGCCTGCGACAATATTCTCTTTTTGGAACACGATTTTGAGCTGATTGAGGATGAAAAAACTGTATTTTCACGCCTTGAGAGCGGACTGGAATTGCTTAACAACGGCTTCGATGTCATCCGTTACAGAAGCAGAGAGCAACCGGGTTACCCTCTCATCTCTATCAGACATAAAGGTAACGAGCTCAACTATTACGACGATTGGCACGAATGTACTTCCCCTCACCTTCTGGAATCCCTGCACTGGCTGGATCCCGCAGCAGAATTTCCCGACAAAATTCAGAAACAGGGAGAATATTTTATTACCACTTCCCGCTGGGCGAACTGGACCAATAATCCTTATCTTGTTAAAAAAAATTTTCTGCTGGAAACAATTATTCCGTTTTCGGGAGAAACAGCCTCTCTGGAAAGAAATATCGCGGCATGGTGGGTGAAGCAAAACTTTAAGATTGCCCAGGGAGAAGGACTTTTTAAACACAATGATCTCACCAAGTATCCGAAGAAGACCCTTCTTCAAAAGATCAAAGGAAGATTGAAAAAAATATTTAAATAA
- a CDS encoding glycosyltransferase family 2 protein, protein MANIYVIIVTYNAMRWAERCFTSLRQSSVPVTCIVIDNGSTDGTQEYIKAHFPEVDFIQSPDNAGFGKANNVGIEKAYQEGADFFYLMNQDAWIYPDSFQQLLDVYHAHPEKNQIGIMSPMHLDGSEKKLDLHFENYLAKDLRNNRMLSDVYFGDTRPYYEISFVNAAHWCIPRKIIEKVGGFNPYFFHGAEDYEYVHRVTYFELKIIVCSKSKVIHDTVQSFYKKEPNDKAEALKIARLSMQMQRETKYLDPNYDYNVKREKTALLSYLLKMSVKGNISEAKFCLEQYKYFSKKFEEIEQARKTSMTAQHPFLNL, encoded by the coding sequence ATGGCGAATATATATGTTATCATTGTCACTTACAATGCCATGAGATGGGCAGAAAGATGCTTTACAAGCTTAAGGCAATCTTCTGTGCCTGTGACTTGTATAGTCATTGACAACGGATCTACCGATGGGACCCAGGAATATATAAAAGCCCATTTTCCGGAAGTAGACTTTATTCAATCTCCTGACAACGCGGGATTTGGAAAAGCCAATAATGTCGGTATTGAAAAAGCTTATCAGGAAGGAGCAGATTTCTTTTATCTGATGAACCAGGACGCCTGGATTTATCCGGATAGCTTTCAGCAATTGCTGGACGTATATCATGCTCATCCGGAGAAAAATCAAATCGGGATCATGAGCCCAATGCATCTGGATGGAAGCGAAAAGAAGCTTGATCTACATTTTGAAAATTATCTGGCCAAGGATCTTCGAAACAACAGAATGCTTTCTGACGTCTATTTTGGTGATACCCGGCCCTATTACGAGATCAGTTTTGTGAATGCTGCCCATTGGTGTATTCCAAGGAAAATCATTGAAAAAGTGGGTGGATTTAATCCTTATTTTTTCCATGGTGCAGAAGACTATGAATATGTACACCGTGTGACTTATTTTGAGCTTAAAATCATTGTCTGCTCAAAAAGCAAGGTCATTCATGACACCGTACAGTCATTTTACAAGAAAGAACCCAATGATAAAGCTGAAGCATTAAAAATAGCAAGACTTTCGATGCAAATGCAGAGGGAAACCAAATATCTGGATCCCAACTATGATTATAATGTTAAAAGAGAAAAGACAGCACTTCTTTCCTATCTCCTAAAAATGAGTGTTAAAGGAAATATAAGTGAAGCGAAGTTCTGTCTCGAACAATATAAATACTTTTCGAAAAAATTCGAGGAGATTGAGCAGGCAAGAAAAACTTCAATGACAGCCCAACATCCGTTCCTGAACCTATAA
- a CDS encoding glycosyltransferase family 2 protein, with product MKKLAIVIPYYKIDFLEKTVQSIVAQTNRDFVLYIGNDNSPHDPLPVLEQYLSNDEYQYFDYKENLGGKNLALQWARILENVKEEWFLILGDDDTVSENFVEEFYHHLNTIEEQKINVVKFSQALMDEEGKILSSFTKYNTTESAVHLWLQKIYEGHRSSLSEHIFRKSAYEKYHFREFPLAWHSDDLAVLEFSDFGSVYCIDTAKTFVRISTASISGDVENKSYQERKTEARYQFFGYLINTYYGKFSPDVLHKLINVHLHYCWQNKKKLNISLYKLYYHLKSYKQLLGVPRKEYLLLKNSNPVWDPAHYTGKLHQVTNKYLYQYLIHNDELVKSQRENPLRIPVIIINFNQLHYLKQLIAFLQQRKFENIIIIDNQSDYQPLLDYYQTIEKEITVERMPGNLGHKVFFDTPYLQEKYGKGYFVLTDPDIVPNEKLPVDFMSEMISKMDIYHSTITKVGFALDIETIPDYFPLKEKVLKWEKQFWEKQLENNVYSAYVDTTFALYKPYYPKRFNNLAFLEGIRIGGDFTALHGGWYMDPQNYTEEYLHYIQSVDKSSSWKLNTKGEHDNKGIAKYEN from the coding sequence ATGAAGAAACTTGCTATTGTCATTCCGTATTATAAGATAGATTTTCTGGAAAAAACCGTACAATCTATCGTTGCACAAACGAATCGCGATTTTGTGCTCTATATCGGCAATGATAATAGCCCACATGATCCCTTACCTGTTCTCGAGCAATATCTCAGCAATGATGAATATCAATATTTTGATTATAAAGAAAATCTAGGTGGTAAAAATCTGGCTCTACAATGGGCCCGAATTCTGGAAAATGTAAAAGAAGAATGGTTTCTTATTTTGGGAGACGACGATACTGTTTCTGAAAATTTTGTTGAAGAATTTTACCATCACCTGAATACCATTGAAGAGCAAAAAATCAATGTTGTAAAGTTTTCCCAGGCCTTAATGGATGAGGAAGGCAAGATTCTTTCTTCTTTCACAAAATACAATACGACAGAATCTGCAGTACATTTATGGCTGCAAAAAATATATGAAGGGCATCGCTCCAGTTTGTCAGAACACATTTTCAGGAAAAGTGCCTATGAGAAATATCACTTCAGGGAATTTCCTCTGGCGTGGCATTCGGATGATCTCGCGGTGCTGGAATTCTCGGACTTTGGCTCGGTATACTGTATTGATACTGCAAAAACATTTGTACGTATATCTACCGCCAGTATTTCAGGAGATGTAGAAAACAAATCGTATCAGGAAAGAAAGACAGAGGCGAGATATCAGTTTTTCGGATACCTCATCAATACCTATTATGGCAAATTCAGTCCTGATGTTTTACACAAGCTGATCAATGTACATCTTCATTATTGCTGGCAGAATAAAAAGAAATTAAATATCAGTCTTTATAAGCTGTATTATCATTTAAAAAGCTATAAACAGCTTTTAGGTGTTCCCAGAAAAGAGTATCTTTTACTTAAAAACAGCAATCCTGTCTGGGATCCTGCGCATTATACGGGAAAACTGCATCAAGTGACCAACAAGTATCTGTATCAGTATCTGATTCATAATGATGAGCTTGTAAAATCTCAAAGAGAAAACCCGTTACGCATTCCTGTTATCATTATAAATTTTAATCAGCTTCACTACCTCAAGCAACTGATTGCTTTTTTACAGCAGAGAAAATTTGAAAATATCATTATTATAGATAACCAATCAGATTATCAGCCGCTACTTGATTATTATCAAACCATTGAAAAAGAAATTACCGTAGAACGTATGCCTGGGAATCTTGGTCATAAAGTCTTTTTCGACACCCCTTATTTACAGGAAAAATATGGTAAAGGCTATTTTGTTTTAACAGATCCGGATATTGTTCCCAATGAAAAACTACCGGTTGATTTTATGTCTGAGATGATCTCCAAAATGGATATCTACCATAGCACAATCACTAAAGTTGGTTTTGCCCTCGATATAGAAACCATTCCTGACTATTTCCCGTTGAAAGAAAAAGTGCTGAAATGGGAAAAACAATTCTGGGAAAAACAACTGGAAAACAATGTTTATTCAGCCTATGTTGATACCACTTTTGCTTTATATAAACCGTATTATCCGAAACGATTCAATAACCTTGCGTTTTTGGAAGGCATAAGAATTGGAGGAGACTTCACCGCTTTACATGGAGGCTGGTATATGGATCCTCAAAATTATACGGAAGAATATTTGCATTATATTCAATCTGTCGATAAATCCAGCTCATGGAAGCTCAACACCAAAGGAGAACATGACAATAAAGGGATTGCTAAATATGAAAACTAA
- a CDS encoding glycosyltransferase family 2 protein encodes MPKLISIIVPCYNQAIYLDECLQSVLDQTYGNWECIIVDDGSPDNTKEVTEKWIEKDNRFIYLHKENGGLSSARNVGIEAAKGAWILPLDADDKISNRYLELAAKEFDKQYTIIYCKAEKFGSVNEFWELPDFSHQALAQTNIIFCTAFFKKQSWEEVGGYDTHMLYGLEDWEFWISLLENGGNVYRIDDVCFYYRIKENSMITELSQSRKTMMLFHIEKKHLDFFHQYLGSLHQLHYQLEQSQKKADYYNSQLQKLINSKRYQLTEKILSIFKR; translated from the coding sequence ATGCCTAAATTGATTTCCATTATCGTCCCTTGCTACAATCAGGCCATTTATCTTGATGAATGTCTGCAATCTGTTCTGGACCAAACCTATGGCAATTGGGAATGCATTATTGTGGATGACGGTTCTCCTGACAATACCAAAGAGGTTACTGAAAAATGGATAGAAAAAGACAATCGTTTTATCTATCTTCATAAAGAAAACGGAGGTTTGTCTTCAGCAAGAAATGTCGGTATAGAAGCAGCAAAAGGAGCATGGATTCTTCCCTTGGATGCAGATGATAAGATCAGCAACCGGTATCTGGAATTGGCAGCGAAGGAATTTGATAAACAATATACAATCATTTATTGTAAGGCAGAAAAATTTGGCTCCGTTAATGAATTCTGGGAACTACCCGATTTCAGCCATCAGGCATTAGCCCAAACGAACATCATTTTTTGCACAGCTTTTTTTAAGAAACAAAGTTGGGAAGAAGTCGGAGGTTATGATACTCATATGTTGTATGGTCTGGAAGACTGGGAATTTTGGATTTCACTGTTAGAGAATGGGGGCAATGTGTATAGAATTGATGATGTATGTTTTTATTACAGGATCAAAGAAAATTCTATGATTACCGAACTGAGCCAATCCAGAAAAACAATGATGTTGTTTCATATAGAAAAAAAGCATCTGGATTTTTTCCATCAATATCTGGGAAGTCTGCATCAGCTTCATTATCAGTTGGAGCAGAGTCAGAAAAAAGCGGACTATTACAACAGTCAATTACAGAAATTAATCAATTCCAAAAGATATCAGTTAACAGAAAAAATACTTTCTATTTTTAAAAGATAA
- a CDS encoding glycosyltransferase, whose product MCRVSYLHWKKELWGKGISQLVTYQILYYAKEVLKIKQVYLTVNPKNIAAIKSYLKNNFVITDQNEEEVRMSVLLSNLPETTVSIFVMVYNHANYLKDCINGLLRQKTTFNYDIVIGEDCSEDNSRQILLDYQKLYPGKFKLLLYAQNIGAVKNQNEIFKNCKGKYIAICEGDDYWIDPLKLQKQVNFFRRKFRLFYSQWTCAEADRR is encoded by the coding sequence TTGTGCAGAGTTTCATATCTTCATTGGAAAAAAGAGCTTTGGGGAAAGGGTATTTCTCAATTGGTAACTTATCAAATATTATATTATGCTAAGGAAGTTTTAAAGATTAAACAAGTTTATCTTACTGTTAATCCGAAAAATATTGCAGCTATAAAATCTTACTTGAAGAATAATTTTGTTATTACAGACCAAAATGAAGAAGAGGTTAGAATGTCTGTATTATTGTCTAATCTTCCTGAAACAACAGTAAGTATATTTGTAATGGTATATAACCATGCAAATTATCTAAAAGACTGCATCAACGGTCTTTTGAGACAAAAAACTACTTTCAATTATGATATTGTTATAGGAGAAGATTGCTCAGAGGACAATTCTAGACAAATATTACTTGATTATCAGAAGTTGTATCCTGGAAAATTTAAGCTTTTACTGTATGCTCAAAATATCGGCGCTGTCAAAAATCAAAATGAAATATTCAAAAATTGTAAAGGTAAATATATTGCTATCTGTGAAGGAGATGACTATTGGATAGATCCTTTAAAACTTCAGAAGCAAGTGAATTTTTTTAGAAGAAAATTTAGACTTTTCTATTCACAGTGGACATGCGCAGAGGCTGATAGACGATAA
- a CDS encoding GNAT family N-acetyltransferase, producing MYNVLIRPLVKEDALTSYLWRNDSKIWEFTGSKPDIVITKEIETAWIEKALKDKTSRRFAILCDQEYVGNVQLTNINDDCAEFHIFIGKKSFGERVFLNW from the coding sequence ATGTATAATGTTTTAATAAGACCTCTTGTTAAGGAAGATGCACTGACCTCATATCTATGGAGAAATGATTCTAAAATATGGGAATTTACAGGTTCAAAACCTGATATAGTCATAACAAAAGAAATTGAGACAGCTTGGATTGAAAAAGCGCTTAAGGATAAGACTTCCCGAAGATTTGCTATATTATGCGATCAGGAATACGTAGGGAATGTACAACTTACCAATATTAATGACGATTGTGCAGAGTTTCATATCTTCATTGGAAAAAAGAGCTTTGGGGAAAGGGTATTTCTCAATTGGTAA